The following coding sequences lie in one Jonesia denitrificans DSM 20603 genomic window:
- a CDS encoding FUSC family protein, which translates to MSTTPRDRLHQRAYLWARRGWARVTRAAWPTTTAAIACGLSYWAGQHVVGHPYPFFAPVAAWASLGYTADRSVRKVAETGIGVSIGVWLGDLFAHAVGSGPWQVAVIVFIAVLIARFVGSGSPLATHAGTQAVVLVGLPIGVLSPALGGGFGRWSDALVGAAVATLIAAIIPNNPVRRVRSAAQLATTELAETLTHIAAAVTSGTQEDRDYAINRARSTQVPLNDWAAISAVALNATRINATARRYRSHIAELDTQRVLVDRAIRSTRVVARRAQTLHPGPGADDVAELLTATATATRELAHAIGHGKDLAVAREYLTTVAQQAAPGALGERDWQAQALILVLRSAIVDLLEAAGASEQEARDALAALT; encoded by the coding sequence GTGTCAACAACACCACGTGACCGCCTCCACCAGCGCGCCTACCTCTGGGCGCGCCGCGGTTGGGCGCGCGTCACCCGAGCCGCATGGCCCACCACAACAGCCGCCATCGCTTGTGGTCTTTCCTACTGGGCTGGACAACACGTCGTCGGACACCCCTACCCGTTCTTCGCGCCCGTCGCCGCCTGGGCATCCCTTGGATATACAGCAGACCGGTCAGTGCGGAAGGTCGCCGAAACCGGGATCGGTGTCTCCATCGGCGTGTGGCTCGGCGACCTCTTTGCCCACGCAGTGGGTTCCGGCCCCTGGCAAGTTGCTGTCATCGTGTTCATCGCCGTGCTCATCGCACGATTTGTTGGCTCAGGTTCCCCCCTTGCCACCCATGCCGGAACCCAAGCAGTCGTCCTTGTCGGACTACCCATCGGAGTGCTCAGCCCCGCCCTCGGCGGCGGATTCGGACGCTGGTCCGACGCCCTCGTCGGCGCCGCAGTCGCCACCCTCATCGCCGCGATCATTCCCAACAACCCGGTGAGGCGCGTCCGCTCCGCCGCTCAACTCGCCACCACGGAACTCGCCGAAACCCTCACCCACATCGCCGCTGCCGTCACCAGCGGAACCCAAGAAGACCGGGACTACGCCATCAACCGGGCCCGCTCCACCCAAGTGCCCCTCAACGACTGGGCCGCCATCAGCGCAGTCGCCCTCAACGCCACCCGCATCAATGCAACCGCCCGGCGCTACCGTAGCCACATCGCCGAACTCGACACCCAACGCGTCCTTGTGGACCGCGCCATCCGATCAACCCGAGTCGTCGCCCGCCGCGCCCAAACACTGCACCCCGGACCCGGCGCTGACGACGTCGCCGAACTCCTCACCGCCACCGCAACCGCCACCCGAGAACTCGCACACGCCATCGGCCACGGCAAAGACCTCGCCGTGGCCCGCGAATACCTCACCACCGTGGCCCAACAAGCAGCCCCCGGCGCACTCGGTGAACGAGACTGGCAAGCACAAGCACTCATTTTAGTGTTGCGCTCCGCCATCGTAGACTTGCTTGAAGCCGCAGGGGCCAGCGAACAAGAAGCCCGCGACGCCCTCGCCGCTTTAACCTGA
- a CDS encoding DUF2516 family protein, with translation MFAQLQAAILFVITTTCFALEVWAFVDALRRPPRAFTSEGKRTKKFWSILLGASALIGFLGLQPPLGAGYLNLSALFIAVPAFIYLADVRPALKPYGTTGGNQNNPRSW, from the coding sequence GTGTTCGCACAACTCCAGGCAGCCATCTTGTTTGTCATCACCACCACCTGCTTCGCCCTTGAAGTATGGGCGTTCGTCGATGCGCTACGCCGACCACCACGAGCCTTCACCTCGGAAGGCAAACGCACAAAAAAATTCTGGTCCATCCTTCTCGGTGCCTCCGCCCTCATCGGTTTCCTCGGTCTGCAACCACCACTGGGTGCGGGCTACCTCAACCTCAGCGCACTGTTCATCGCAGTGCCTGCCTTCATCTACCTCGCTGACGTACGCCCCGCGCTGAAACCCTACGGAACAACCGGCGGCAACCAGAACAACCCACGGAGTTGGTAA
- the dtd gene encoding D-aminoacyl-tRNA deacylase: protein MRAILQRASAAKVTVDSVTVAEFDRQGIVALIGVTHTDTTTDAATIARKIADLRILDHEQSVTDAHAPVIVVSQFTLYADVAKGRRPSWNNAAPAPVAEPLVNAVVNDLTARGISTSTGVFGAHMDVHLTNDGPVTIIVDT from the coding sequence GTGCGGGCAATCCTGCAACGCGCATCGGCAGCCAAAGTCACCGTCGACTCGGTCACAGTCGCAGAATTTGACCGACAAGGGATCGTGGCACTGATCGGGGTGACCCACACTGATACCACCACCGACGCCGCCACAATAGCCCGCAAAATCGCGGACCTGCGCATCCTCGACCACGAACAATCAGTGACCGATGCGCACGCCCCCGTCATTGTGGTCAGCCAATTCACCCTCTACGCCGATGTTGCAAAAGGCCGCCGCCCCAGTTGGAACAACGCAGCCCCTGCCCCCGTTGCCGAACCACTGGTCAACGCTGTCGTCAATGACCTCACCGCCCGCGGGATCAGCACCTCAACCGGGGTGTTCGGTGCACACATGGATGTTCACCTCACCAACGACGGACCTGTGACTATCATCGTGGACACGTAA
- a CDS encoding glycosyltransferase family 4 protein, with protein sequence MTTNPTPLTIGLVIDDSLDRPDGVQQHVLTLGRWLTGKGHTVHYLTSTTQRTDIPRIHSLAKNLPITFNGNRLGIPLPADRSAIRQLFTDVHFDVLHINMPYSPLLAGAIINAAPATTRIVGTFHIMPWSTLTKVGTHALGAIQRRQLTRFHEIIAVSQPAADFATTALHVTPTIIGNPVRMLGFNQAREAELNQSAELSANERVRIFFLGRLVERKGAGELLKAAVRLREITTTPFELVIAGKGPLFDTYLRYVAETGLDDITSFPGYIAEDDKPELLAAADIVALPSTGGESFGISVVEALAACRGAVIAGDNPGYRTVMDGLDDRLVDATDTEAFAQLLAHYVDNADARATASAEQHEAAQRFDVDYIGRRVLEIYTA encoded by the coding sequence ATGACCACCAACCCCACCCCACTGACCATCGGTCTTGTCATCGACGACTCACTCGACCGACCCGATGGAGTCCAACAGCACGTCCTCACACTCGGTCGCTGGCTCACCGGAAAAGGCCACACCGTTCACTACCTCACCTCCACCACCCAACGCACCGACATCCCCCGCATCCACTCACTAGCAAAAAACCTTCCCATCACCTTCAACGGCAACAGGCTCGGCATCCCCTTACCCGCTGACCGATCGGCGATCCGGCAGCTTTTTACCGACGTCCACTTTGACGTCCTGCACATCAACATGCCCTACAGTCCCCTGCTCGCCGGTGCCATCATCAACGCCGCACCAGCCACCACACGCATTGTGGGAACGTTCCACATCATGCCGTGGTCAACCCTCACCAAGGTAGGAACCCACGCACTGGGGGCAATCCAACGCCGTCAACTCACACGCTTCCACGAGATCATTGCCGTCTCCCAACCCGCCGCCGACTTCGCCACCACCGCACTGCACGTCACCCCCACCATTATCGGGAACCCCGTGCGGATGCTTGGCTTCAACCAAGCACGAGAAGCAGAACTGAACCAATCTGCGGAACTGTCCGCGAACGAACGCGTTCGGATCTTCTTCCTCGGCCGCCTAGTGGAACGCAAAGGCGCAGGAGAACTCCTCAAAGCCGCCGTTCGGCTACGAGAGATCACCACCACCCCCTTTGAACTGGTGATCGCCGGAAAAGGCCCACTCTTTGACACTTACCTGCGTTACGTTGCTGAAACCGGACTTGACGACATCACCAGCTTCCCCGGGTATATCGCCGAAGACGACAAGCCCGAACTTCTCGCTGCCGCAGACATCGTTGCGCTTCCCTCCACCGGCGGAGAAAGCTTCGGAATATCGGTGGTGGAGGCACTTGCCGCCTGCCGGGGTGCAGTCATCGCCGGCGACAACCCCGGCTACCGAACTGTCATGGACGGGCTCGACGACCGACTCGTTGACGCCACCGACACCGAAGCGTTCGCCCAACTGCTTGCCCACTACGTCGACAACGCTGACGCGCGCGCAACAGCGAGCGCTGAACAGCACGAAGCTGCGCAACGCTTCGATGTGGACTACATCGGTCGGCGCGTCCTTGAGATCTACACCGCGTAA
- a CDS encoding ATP-dependent Clp protease ATP-binding subunit encodes MFERFTDRARRVVVLAQEEARMLNHNYIGTEHILLGLIHEGEGVAAKALESLGISLDAVRSQVTEIIGEGQQAPSGHIPFTPRAKKVLELSLREALQLGHNYIGTEHILLGLIREGEGVAAQVLTKLGADLNRVRQQVIQLLSGYQGKEPVGSGAPNEPTPAGSAVLDQFGRNLTQAAREGKLDPVIGRGKEIERVMQVLSRRTKNNPILIGEPGVGKTAVVEGLAQDIVAGDVPETLKDKQLYTLDLGALVAGSRYRGDFEERLKKVLKEIRTRGDIILFIDEIHTLVGAGAAEGAIDAASILKPMLARGELQTVGATTLDEYRKHIEKDPALERRFQPIQVAEPSLPHAIEILKGLRDRYEAHHRVSITDDALVAAATLADRYINDRYLPDKAIDLVDEAGARLRIRRMTAPPELRELDERIADARREKESAIDEQDFEKAAALRDKEKNLIQERQDKEKAWKNGDLDTVSEVDEDLIAEVLAMSTGIPVTRLNAEESQRILNMEAELHKRVVGQNRAIKALSQAIRRTRAGLKDPKRPGGSFIFAGPTGVGKTELAKALAEYLFDDEDALIQLDMSEFGEKHTASRLFGSPPGYVGYDEGGQLTEKVRRKPFSVVLFDEVEKAHADIFNSLLQILEEGRLTDSQGRVVDFKNTVIIMTTNLGSKDVAKGVQVGFNVNNDATTTYERMKSKVNEELKQHFRPEFLNRVDDVIVFPQLSREEILKIVDLMVAKLNVRLADKAMSIELTDAAKKLLSEKGYDPVLGARPLRRAIQRDIEDVLSEKLLFGEFGAGDIIVVDAQGEGLLGEFTFRAESHSDRQSVAVAVAADGGVDPKELPPVE; translated from the coding sequence ATGTTTGAGAGATTTACTGACCGAGCACGACGTGTCGTCGTCCTCGCCCAAGAAGAGGCGAGGATGCTCAACCACAACTACATCGGGACTGAGCACATTTTGCTCGGCCTCATCCACGAGGGCGAAGGCGTCGCCGCAAAGGCGCTGGAATCTTTGGGCATCTCACTGGATGCTGTGCGCTCCCAGGTCACCGAAATCATCGGTGAAGGGCAGCAAGCACCTAGTGGTCACATTCCCTTTACCCCACGTGCCAAGAAGGTCCTTGAGTTGTCTCTGCGGGAAGCATTGCAGCTGGGACACAACTACATTGGCACCGAGCACATCCTGCTTGGGCTGATCCGTGAAGGTGAAGGAGTTGCTGCGCAAGTCCTCACTAAGCTCGGCGCAGACCTCAACCGGGTGCGTCAGCAAGTCATTCAGTTGTTGTCGGGTTACCAAGGTAAGGAACCTGTCGGTTCTGGTGCCCCCAATGAGCCAACTCCTGCTGGGTCCGCTGTGCTCGACCAGTTCGGTCGCAACCTCACCCAAGCGGCACGAGAAGGCAAACTTGACCCGGTTATCGGGCGTGGCAAAGAAATTGAGCGCGTCATGCAGGTGCTGTCGCGTCGTACGAAAAACAACCCCATCCTCATTGGTGAACCTGGTGTCGGTAAAACGGCGGTTGTTGAAGGCCTCGCCCAAGACATCGTGGCAGGGGATGTTCCAGAGACTCTCAAAGACAAGCAGCTGTACACCCTTGACCTTGGGGCGCTGGTTGCTGGGTCACGTTACCGTGGTGACTTTGAAGAGCGGCTGAAGAAGGTTCTCAAGGAGATCCGCACTCGTGGTGACATCATTTTGTTCATCGACGAAATCCACACCCTTGTTGGGGCTGGTGCGGCTGAAGGTGCCATCGATGCGGCATCCATTTTGAAGCCAATGCTTGCGCGCGGTGAACTCCAAACGGTGGGTGCAACCACGTTGGATGAGTACCGTAAGCACATTGAAAAAGACCCTGCGTTGGAACGCCGATTCCAACCTATTCAGGTGGCTGAGCCGAGCCTGCCGCACGCCATTGAGATCCTTAAAGGTCTGCGTGACCGCTATGAAGCGCACCACCGTGTGTCCATTACCGATGATGCGCTGGTTGCGGCAGCCACATTGGCTGACCGGTACATCAATGACCGTTACCTGCCCGATAAGGCCATTGACCTTGTGGATGAGGCAGGGGCCCGGTTACGTATTCGCCGGATGACAGCGCCACCAGAGTTGCGTGAACTTGATGAGCGGATCGCTGATGCGCGCCGCGAGAAGGAATCCGCGATCGACGAGCAGGACTTCGAGAAGGCCGCGGCACTGCGCGACAAAGAGAAGAACCTCATCCAGGAACGCCAGGATAAAGAAAAAGCCTGGAAGAACGGGGACCTTGACACGGTCTCTGAGGTTGATGAGGACTTGATCGCTGAAGTTCTTGCCATGTCCACGGGTATCCCGGTCACACGTCTGAACGCCGAAGAGTCTCAGCGCATCCTCAATATGGAAGCTGAGCTGCACAAGCGTGTGGTTGGTCAAAACCGTGCGATCAAGGCGCTCTCGCAGGCGATCCGTCGTACACGTGCAGGATTGAAAGACCCCAAGCGTCCGGGTGGTTCGTTTATCTTTGCTGGTCCAACCGGTGTGGGTAAAACCGAACTTGCTAAGGCGTTGGCTGAGTATCTCTTTGATGATGAGGATGCTCTCATCCAACTCGACATGTCCGAGTTTGGTGAAAAGCACACCGCGTCACGCCTGTTTGGTTCCCCTCCAGGGTACGTGGGCTACGACGAGGGTGGTCAGCTCACGGAGAAAGTACGCCGCAAGCCATTTTCAGTGGTCTTGTTCGACGAGGTGGAAAAAGCGCATGCTGACATCTTCAACTCGTTGTTGCAGATCCTTGAAGAAGGACGCCTCACCGACTCCCAAGGTCGTGTCGTGGACTTTAAGAACACTGTCATCATCATGACAACCAACCTTGGTTCGAAGGATGTGGCGAAGGGTGTTCAGGTTGGGTTCAACGTGAACAATGATGCGACAACAACCTACGAGCGTATGAAGTCCAAGGTCAACGAAGAACTCAAGCAGCACTTCCGGCCCGAGTTCCTCAACCGTGTTGATGACGTCATTGTGTTCCCACAACTGTCGCGCGAGGAGATCCTCAAGATTGTGGACCTCATGGTTGCCAAGCTCAATGTGCGTCTTGCAGACAAGGCCATGTCGATTGAGTTGACGGACGCTGCCAAGAAGTTGCTCTCAGAGAAGGGGTATGACCCTGTTCTTGGTGCACGGCCGTTGCGTCGAGCTATTCAACGTGACATTGAAGATGTCCTGTCGGAGAAACTGCTCTTTGGTGAGTTTGGTGCTGGCGACATCATTGTTGTTGATGCACAAGGTGAGGGCCTTTTGGGTGAGTTCACGTTCCGTGCCGAGTCGCATAGTGACCGCCAGTCAGTGGCTGTTGCGGTCGCGGCAGACGGTGGTGTTGACCCGAAGGAGTTGCCACCAGTTGAGTGA